AATCTGTTTTCGGTTCTGTTTTGGCATGCGGTTTAATCTAATTACACATACGCCACGTTGTGCGGAGTTTCACAATCGTCGTTCGCCGTCGCGTCGTTTGGAGTTTTCTTGTGTATTTAAGTCACGTTTTCTTGCCGCCGCAGACCTCTCAAAGGAGTTAGCCCCATTTTGGTGGCCAAGCAGCGCCAAACTTGCCCATTGATTAATGGCCAAAGCGAGTtggccataaataaataaaaaaaaattatttattaattaacgCATCGCCCAGAGACAAGTCATCAGCTATCAAACAGCTGCAAAATATGTGCTGCATTATTCAAAGTTTTCAATTCCAATTGTTTGGGCCGCGCTGTTCATCTTcatttttttgccattttcctCGCCTTAGGGCaagttcaatatttttttcttgtatgTACGTTGATGCCATTTACGTTTTTGATTGATGGCTTACAGAAAAGTTTAGCCATGTTTGGCAACATTTAGGattcattttgtattcaaGAGTctgttgatatattttatttcagttGTAAGAAgcttattgaaattgataGATGACATTGAGTGAGAGCCGATaaacttattaattttattaagcctattttcttctttattattttctttgtgaCAGTGACTTgggcaacaataacatcaCCAAGCTGGAGGCCAATTCATTTTTCATGGTGCCACATTTAGAAGAGCTGTAAGTATGCGTTAATGTTAATAAAgagcaagaaaataaaatgaattttgtttttcacaataatccaaattaaataaaaatgcaattattattctatttaaatGTTACACATACTGTTGGTATAAATAATATCTAAAACGTAAACTTGGCTATTATAAATCTTAATAGTTTTCCACCTCGAAGAGCTGACTCGAAGCTGCTAAATCCGTATAATTAATGAGCAGGGTTGTTAAATTAAGCTTCTGCTATTTAGCTTCCCAACTCTGCCCGAGTATTGTTTAAGCTACCCAATTCACGTAATGTTTTTACATGCCACAAAGCCTCATCCCCTTCCCTTTCCGTTTTTAATCTGTATACTAAGCATCTAGTGATTGTTGAAAACACACAAAGTTATGTGAAAAgcataacaaaagcaaaacaaaggcgacaacaacatgcaaaaaaacacaaaaatgaaagaaaaaaactttcaTTGTTGCCTGTCATGAGCGCTGCGACTCATTATTCAATTTCACAGCAACCTCCCAGCCACACCCCTAACCcaaaaaagcgaaagcgaaaaaaatgaaatcacaGTGGTCAGTCAGCTGTAGTTGATGAGGAGGGGAATGAGGATAGAGTCGGGGGGATAGTCAGGATTgctgcaacggcaacagcagcagttggggGTAATATAAATTACTTGATTACGTTGTATATTTCAGCGACTTTGCAGGATTAATTACTCAGGCTGTTATCCTTGCAATTTCCTGCACTTTAGCTTAGCGTCTAAAGActttcgacttcgacttcttGCGCGCAACTGTTGACCAAGGGAAGGTTTTTATTTGCAGAACGTTGTCCGACAATAGCATCATTAATATGGATCCCTACACGTTTTATGGACTCGCCAAATTGAAACGTTTAAGTTTGCAAAACTGCGGCCTTAAATCGTTGGCTCCGCATTCATTTCAAGGACTCGGCCAGCTTGTCAGCCTGTGAGTATGCAACACAAGTCGAATTGCCAAACGTAtctgtaagtgtgtgtgtgtgcctgtctgtctgtgtgagtgtgtttttgtgtgcgtgAGTATGTTTTAATGTTTGCTTTTAAGCGTATGATACAGCGAAGGATGCGCCCGAAGTCGAAACAGACGCCTGCAGGATCAATTAGTACGCTTGCTGCCATTTAGTTTGTTGCCTTCACACACATCAACACCCAACactccccacacacacacagtcgcacaCATGTATACGCACACGCACTAGCACAAGCAAACTTAAGAGGACTTGCCAGCACTTGCCAGCAATTACACGCTATTTTGCTCATACTTTTCGCTTTccctttttctcttttttcttttactcatttcaaattgcaaatcgtttaaaaaaatatgaacaaaaaatacacacacacacacttcactCACACAACACTCGACCCCAATGGTAAAATGGGGGAAAACCCTGACGGAACTCAGTCAATTGAATGGCAACGCCTTGGTCAGTTTGGATGGCAATTGTTTGGGCAACCTGCTGAAACTGCGCTCCTTGCGCCTTGAGGGGAACCTCTTCTATCGCATTCCAACAAACGCTCTGGCCGGACTTAGAACACTCGAAGCACTGTGAgagttttttccttttatcaTTTCTATATTTCTAGCATTTTGCATGCTTAAAGAACTATTCCAATATAATCCACAGACAAATTGGCAATGCTTTgttatgaaaatttattgcCCTCTAATTATGCATATTACGTATTCTTCCATTTTAGTTGTTAACTATACAAATCCTTATTTGCTGCATAATTTTCCATGTGTAATTAGCAAATTTGACTTCAGTGTTGAAATGTGTATTTTATGTGCGGTTTGGTTACAAATGTTTTTGGGGTCTAATCGAAATGCATGCGCTTAATGAATCATGTGAAATGTATAATATTCAATGCTATGACAAGGGGTTGACAATTGCCTTAAATCGTATGgtggaatttaatttaacctgcatttcattttctgcTCAATTGAACAAATATGTAATGTGAGAACTGCTGCggaatgcaattaattatcATTAATAAGATGTGTTGCTTTTCTCAACtgttatttagtatttattaacTGAGCAAACATTCATAATTttctgtaaaataaaaatttaattgaaatttactgATAACTGAAACAAAAAGTAATTCTAATtccttaaataaaatttaatttcttataatatttttaatattttatactcaCTTTTATTCTAAGAAAAATGTAActtccattttattttctaaataatGCAACTTTTTGTAACACAGAGAACTGCTGTggaattataattaattatcattataataatgatgTGTTGCTTTCCTTATGAGTTgtttagcatttatttattgaaaaatcataaatcatgTTATTCTTAATACATATCGTATAATAATTTACTATTGATTGAAGAACTTCATctaattcattaaattacatttaacaCTTACCAATATTTTAACACTTTTCACTGGtaacattaaattaaagctgggttttattttttgcccaTTTGAATGAACTGTTTTGCGACATGAAAATTGCTgcgaaatgcatttaattgtaattaatacaatttattgcttttcTTATGcgttgtttattattaattaacttCAAAAgcattaatcaaattaatattcatttaaattattaaatgaagtAGCAAATACTTCTATTAATTTTTCTCTATTCgaacataaaaataagtacacgcacagtatactaTAAGCACTTGCTCTAGAATACTAACTATGACTTCCTAATAGATTTGATATGATAAttcaacattaatttaatgcGCATGTTTTTAACGTACTTTGAACTCGTTCAACAAactcatttacaatttttatccatAATTCAGGAATTTGTACTTTCTCATCTActctataaaaacaaaacgtatTACAGATCTAAAGATTTTGGCCATTAAATTGTGCAATTACTCATAATTTTTTTCCTCTTCACTTTCGTTCGTAATGCGACTTCATTAACAATTTCGGAACCAACAGCAATTTGGGCAGCAATTTGTTGACAATAATAAACGATGACGATTTTCCAAGGATGCCAAACTTGATCGTGCTGTAAGTGATAGCTTATAGATGGAGTCTGTTTAGTAGTTAATATTATGCGAAATATTACTTTTACTTACATATATGGTTTGTCTTTTTGTTTGCAGTTTACTGAAGCGAAATCAAATCATGAAAATCTCTGCGGGCGCTCTTAAGAATTTAACGGCTTTAAAAGTTCTGTAAGTAACtaaagcaataacaaatacTTTAAGAACTTCACACACTTGcccatatacacacacacacacacacacatatacaaacaTGACTTGACAGGACACGACAGGATGGTAGAGAGCAGGACAGACGACCCACGGCGCGACctacaaaatgcaattgatatcaaagtgaaattgaattcaatgACTCTTGAATGCTCTAAGATGTgtcattaaaacaaaacaaatccaTAGCATATACTAAGAAAAAAGGCTACTTATTTCCCTATTTTAAAAACGAAGAAGTAATAAGGAATTTATGGAAAAATCATTTTATCATTCGGCTTCACTCTtctaataattacaattttgtttgaaGTCAaagtttgcaaattaaaatatttagaaatttcAATTCGTATGaacattatattttgtttgttattgaaaacaaatattttttatcttaaaaataagaatatcCATCCGCAAATCATCGTTTTTTTATAgagtatatattgaatgtgcCGCTGCACCGCAAACGTCTTTTGAAACTTTTAATACTCGATTCTTCCTCAAGGGAGTAAACACAAGCAGAAGTTGAAGTGCAAGTGGAAATGGTGTTTATCCGTTTCTTTTTcattcgtttttcttttttcgggGCATAGCTcgaataaatttcaattttgcaacAAAGCGGGCAAAacttgttgtattttttttaactttactTTGCGACAGCTTAAATTGTCGACGTTGTGACGCCGCTGCTGACATCGCtgccgccgtcgccgtcgctgtcgctgtttaccgcaaatttttggtttttgcgttgcatactttgggGCGTGCGCATAAAATTCGCTTAACTTCAGATGCAACGAGGGCTGCAGACGAtgacaaatatgcaaatttatgttgTGGCTGACTGACGCGTTAGTCAAACTAAACAGACAAACCTCAAGATACCAGGGGATAAGCAAACGCATGCAACCTCTGAAGACGAAGTATGCAtcaagtgaaagtgaaaaactTTCGCCGTGCAACGCGTAAATCTGTGTTGAAAAGTATAAAGAAATTTACCGTATGCATTCGCTGAAGATTTATGAGTATCCACCTTCCTTCAATCTTCCCCCGCGCTAGCGTGGCGTGTCTGTTATGTGTTCTCCAAGTGAAAGTTGggaaagttttgttttatgccaGGCACGCACATTGCTGAAAAGGGAAATGGACACGCTCAGGGATAGACAGCGTAAACATGAAATTCTTATAAGGGTTTATATGGATATCAATTGATTAATTTcgattattgaaattaaagaatatttatatatttatttaaaggtAGCGGAAGGGAtcacttaaatttaattggtacaattaaaaaagtagactttttattaaataagttCACTTTGaatgaacaaaatataatttcaaattaaataatttcgtaattaataagttttaaataaaatgaataaccCCAAAatcaacaagtaagaaagctacagtcgagagtTCTCGACTGTCAGGTATACActatccattttcaataaaactatattctacaaatataccaaaaatatacggaaaaattaaatatctgaaaggctatatttggtttaGCAATATTaccatataatatttaaaatataccatggagtaaaaaatataccattacatacaaaatatacaacatatacTACACTCGCAATATATGGTACAATAGAGAGCAAACTATACTAGAAATGGTATTAACAAGTTTTTCTTGGTAGATGACTTTTAgttacaattgaaattaatttgaactttATCGGAAACTAATgtgttattttaataaataaacaaataataaaatataattaaataataacccgatatactatattggacaaactcaaaatatataatagcaaacatgataaataaaaatactaattgaaaaattaaattaatttattattaaatatgttatttaactaaaatacatataattgaaatgaatacattattttgaaaactacAGGGTAGTGAATGAATTCAATAAGCACAAAGGCAAATGTACAAACAAATGTAAGGTTCTTATTAAaaggaatttaaaataatcacCTAAGATATTCAGATTTTATAAGTTGACCACTTGACTGAAATGGCTTCAAAcgtattttgcttttatcgaACACCCTCACGTATAATTGAAATCAATGCACTTTGTGGGAAACTAAACTTTATTTTcatacataaatttgcatgGCACACACAGTTGGTGTCCCAGAATCAGATCCAATCAGAATTCTGTACCCCGGCTACGTGCGAACACGTACGGACTGACCCTCGAAATAACCGCAATGTGAGACACATGCAAATACGCTCTTTGAGTTGTTCATGCAGTGCACAGAAGCGAAACCGAAGCGagtataaacaagtaagaaagctacagtcgagtgtactcgactgtgagatacccgctacccatttggaataaaagaaatatattttgcggtattttctcaaaatataccgaaaatactgcaaaaatactaataatataccgaatggtatatttggtatatcgacatagtaccgcattcaaaatataccatagacggcacaatataccagattgtcagccaaagcaactcagacccctagtaagtaggcgcttttgcccatacaaaagtatttctttaataacttcgacaatttttatctgattgcaattcaggaatcataactactatagttattattgtatataccaaaattcggaactctagctttaaaattacgcttgttattcgatttttttgatttgcgggggcggaagtgggcgtggcaaaaatttgaaacaaacttgatctgcgtgcaaacataacaaatgctgtcgaaaaaaaattatagctctatctcttatagtctctgagatccagtgtttcatacggacagacggacagacggacagacacacagacggacagacggacatggctatatcgtctcggctgttgacgctgatcaagaatatattatatatactttatagggtcggagatgcctccttctacctgttacatacatttcctgccggcacaaagttataatacccttctaccctatgggtagcgggtataaaaatcgcAATATTTATAAGCGAATTTTGAAATGTGCTTcaataatatattgaatatatttttgtatatttgttttctttgcagGGAATTGGATGATAATTTGATAAGCAGCTTGCCAGAGGGACTCAGCAAATTGACACAACTGCAAGAGCTGTAAGTATTCATTGCACAGGTGTTGCTCAAAGATTAGCAGCACACAATGACCTCAACGAGGGGTCTGGGTGGGGGCCGGGAGAAGGCAAGATAATGGGGAAGAAAATATCGTTTTCACTTTAGCTGGCAGCACAACATTTGCTACTTTGTCAGGCGGCAAACAAGCGGAAACCAAAAATCATAACGCATCATTACTTTGTGAATTTACGACGAACCCCGCgacgctctctttctctctgctaAGTCCCCCTCTTCCATCCGGTGTGATTGCAGTTGCCTTTGACTAGTTCCACATCCTGTAGccattgcagttgcaactctTTTTTCTTCTACTTTACTTGGATACAGTTGCTTTGTCACTCACTTTGTGTCGTTAGCACAACAATGTCTCCGTGTGCATGGATTAAAAAAGTTCACAATGTTTTGCAAGCTTGTTTTCTGCGTTAGATCAATCGCAGTCTTTTCAATAAAGAATCAATTTAAAGTTCATAGTTTTGCtcaattgaaaattacatAGAAAAAATTCATAAAGCTTTATGAGACTGTTTTCGTTAGATTGCTTGcagtcttcttcttctttcatAGTTTTCCTCaatcaatatcaatttaatagttttgcTGAATCAAATAtagaaaagccaaaagcaacaaaatattatttaataacaataatttatagtatttaaatattctttaaatatttgttaaaatattataatacatttttgatttaatatttagaGTATACAAAATTCGTTAGTTTGCCAGTAATATTTGAAATCTAAGTAGTCGTggctgcattttgtttttgccacgCACTTCCTGCGAGTGGCAGCTGCGGCAACTGGCGACTGTCATTGGAATCGTTGACATCGTTGCAAGTTTTTTGCCTTGCAACGTTTCTCAAATGTCTCCCCAAGGAAATTCAATTTCTGGTAAACAGGATAATTATGAGCATGTTAAATGTTGCGATAAAAGCCACGCTGCGTTGCACTCACCATCCAGCCGAGCCATTGCATATCCCATGATTGGGGAATTAAACTAGTAAATAAATTCGCTACTTTtgctctgctgttgttgagaaGAGACTTGCACTTTTTTTCGTTGTGATGTGGTTTTTCCCGCTgctagaaaaacaaatttaaaaggattaaaaacattttgtaatgCTCGCAGTTGGCAGTTTGTTGATTGCCAACAAAGTTAACTGTTTCTTCGAGGGCAACCAAAGGAAAATAAACAGACAGAGTCGAAGCAACAAATTAAACCGATAAATACAGAGATTTCGTAGAAGTTTGcacaaattaagcaaaattaAAGACACCACTTAAATACATTGTTAATTGAGAGATTAAGATGGTTGCATCAATATCTTAAAATGAACTAATGTACGAGTATAGTAAaagttaagtttttgttacCTTAAAGAGTTCACTCTTGGCTCTTCAAACTTCTCCACTGCCTTGAGCATTTCCTGAATGTTGGCcaagaaaaaccaaaagacGATAACAAAATGTTAGCCCAAAAATATACACTGATTTTATGCGTGGCAGTTGTCACATGTCCCCGACTTGGTGCCTCGCCAACTTGACTCTCAAATGCAGCTGCCACGCAGTGGCACTTGAGAACAGAGTGTGCAACTTAGAAATAGATGTTTATATGCCATAGATGTTTAGATTTTAACCCTGATTGTGCTACAGCTCCATGACCAGCAATCGCCTGCGCTGGATAAATGATACGGAACTACCCAGAAGCATGCAGATCCTGGACTTTAGAGCCAATCCTTTGTCCACCATCACCAACGGCGCCTTTCGTGGCATGACCAAGCTGAGAAAACTGTAAGTTGAacatatgaatttatatattgtagtataaCGATTTCATTGAGCAGTATATTGTCCGATGTGCGCACCCTGAGAAACTTCCCGGAACTGGAGGCCTGCCATGCCTTGGAGATCCTCAAGTTGGACCGAGCTGGCATTCAGGATGTGCCAGCAAAACTGTGTCGTCAAACGCCAAGACTGAAGAGTTTGTAAGTATCAATTAAATTGCCTAATTActtcttttctttacttttttatttcaattattcttttttgcttAAGAAAGATTCCaagctttaaattgttttctaaataaaacaaacatattaatgttataccaaatgtaaaagttaatttaaattataaagcGTTAATTagataaatttgtattttatttttgtacataaatttttaaatatttactattctattttattatatttctattatatttcttaagagcttactttaataaataaaattactctAATAtctaattaattcaattttgtttcaaatttcatttagaGAACTTAAAACCAATTCCTTGAAAAGCATCCCAAATTTAAATAGCTGCAGAGACTTAAGGCTGTTGTAAGTATTCTATCTATATAGTGTGGAACGacttattcatttttaatttgtatttaccAGAGATTTATCGAGTAATCAAATCGAATCACTGCAAGGACGACCATTTTTCGGGCTGAAACAACTGCACGATCTTTTGCTCTCCTACAATCGCATCAAGTCCTTGCCACAGGATGCCTTTCAGGGCATTCCCAAGTTGCAATTGCTGTAAGTGCAAATAAGATTTACTAAAACCATTATTAACTGCTTGCTTTATTTACCAGTGATCTGGAGGGCAATGAGATTGCCTTTATACATAAGGACGCCTTTGCAGTGTTTACAGCTCTGGAGGATCTCAACTTGGGCAACAACATCTTTCCACATCTGCCTGAGGCAGGCCTCAGTGCTCTGCTCCATCTGAAGACGTTCAACAATCCGAAACTACGTGAATTCCCACCGCCCGAAACCTTTCCGCGAATTCAGACATTGATTCTCTCCTATGCCTATCATTGCTGTGCCTTCCTCCCTTTGGTCGCCATGTCGGCGCAGCGCAAGACGTCCCAGGTGCAGGAGGCGGTGCTCTTTCCCTCCGATGCAGAGTTTGATATGACTCTTTGGAACACCACCATGATGAACATCTGGCCACAAATGTGTGCGTATCCAATCAATCACATAGTACTTTTTATCAAGTGTAAAACATTAGTTTCAGTtctttttaaagtttatttagcAAACTGTCTCAGAAATACATTAAAAGATCTTGATTTCCAATTAGTCTAAGAAATGTTCCGAAGGTATCGTTTCTATCTATTCTTGCAGAAGAATTGAAATACTTAAGGAATAAATCCTAATGAACTACTTAAATTTTAGAAGACAAGgaatgattttttttgattcaGATCTGTATAAAATGggaacatttttttataagaaTCTGTTTTAATCAGACTAGTAAGGACACTTAGAACACTTGTCCTAGATACTTCTTTGGAGAACAGTGAATTTTGGAATAGAATTCAACTCAAAAAACTATCCTGGAATGTTGCAGTTACAGCTCTTAGATAACCACCTAGTCagaaaacaattattaaaattttgcagttttgtaGTTAGTCTACTAGCAGCTCTCTCATTTTTGGTatgttattcaattatttgcaaataaatgaaacaaaattacTCCAAGAACCTTCATTCCTCAACGTATCTAATACACTTCcgcatttattaatttttcttacAGATAATCTGAGCAAGCAGCTGGGCGCCAGCTCACACGAGCTGTGGGATTCACCCAACTACATGACCAACTACAAGTTCAACGAAGatctgcagcagctgccaacaGGCAGCCAGTCGCCCAGCAGCTACATGGAAGACTACTTTGAGAGTCACGACGTGAGTGCACCTGGTAcaggctttggctttggcacaGGTCTCTTCAGTGGCATCTCTGCGGATGATCTGCAGCCTGGATCGGTGCAGTGTCTGCCCATGCCTGGTCCCTTTTTGCCTTGTGCCGATCTCTTCGATTGGTGGACGCTGCGCTGTGGAGTCTGGGTTGTCTTCCTCCTCGCTCTTCTCGGCAATGGCACGGTGGTCTTTGTGCTCGTCTGCTCGAGATCCAAGATGGATGTGCCGCGATTTCTAGTCTGCAAtctggctgctgctgactTCTTTATGGGCATCTATTTGGGCATTCTGGCCATTGTCGATGCCGCCACCTTGGGTGAGTTTCGCATGTTCGCCATTCCCTGGCAGATGTCGCTGCTCTGCCAGCTGGCTGGCTTTCTGGCGGTGCTCAGCTCTGAGCTGTCCGTCTACACGCTGGCAGTGATTACGCTGGAGCGCAACTATGCCATAACCCATGCGATACACTTGAACAAGCGTCTCTCGCTGCGCCAGGCGGGCTACATCATGAGTGTGGGCTGGATCTTTGCTCTGATGATGGCTTTGCTGCCACTCTTGGGCGTCTCTGACTATCGAAAGTTTGCCGTCTGCTTGCCCTTTGAGACGACAACGGGACCGGCGAGTTTAACCTATGTGATTAGTCTGATGTTCATCAATGGCTGCGCCTTTCTCACTCTCATGGGCTGTTACCTCAAGATGTATTGGGCCATTCGGGGCAGTCAGGCCTGGAACACGAATGACTCAAGGATTGCCAAGCGTATGGCTCTGCTGGTGTTCACGGACTTTCTCTGCTGGTCGCCTATTGCCTTCTTCTCGATTACGGCCATCTTTGGACTGCAGTTGATCTCGCTGGAGCAGGCCAAGATATTCACAGTGTTTGTGCTGCCGTTGAACAGCTGCTGCAATCCATTTCTGTATGCCATCATGACCAAGCAGTTCAAGAAGGATTGCGTCACACTCTGCAAGCACTTCGAGGAGACACGCGTGGGTGGCACAACAGCAGCGCGTGCCGCACGTGGCAAGCGAGGCGTCGAGTTGCCGCCACCACTGTTGCCAGCCGCAGCCGTTGCTCATCCGCCCGGTTGCCGCTGCCTGCGCATGCTGCCCAGCGAGATGCCCAATTGGCATAAGATGGAGCAGACGCCAACGCTCTGGCAACGCCTCAAGCGACTCTGCTGCGGGCAGCGCAGCCGACGCAAGCAGCGCCGTCAGCCGCAACAGCGACGTCAACGTGCCTACACCGCAGCGGCGGCGAATCCGTATCAATATCAGTTCGCTGAGCTACGTCAACAGCGGAAGAATCGCGCCAGCTCCATTTCCAGTGAGAACTTCTGCAGCTCACGCAGTTCCAGTTGGCGACATGGCGCCAACTCATCGACGCCAGCACCGCAGTCGAATTGCAGCATGCCGTTGAAGCTAATGGATCCCAGTCAGGGACATACGCACGGTCGGCGACGGCACTCGGCCTGGCTGATCACCAGAAAGACGTCCCAGGACTCGAATCTGTCCAGTTCG
This DNA window, taken from Drosophila nasuta strain 15112-1781.00 chromosome 2L, ASM2355853v1, whole genome shotgun sequence, encodes the following:
- the LOC132783479 gene encoding leucine-rich repeat-containing G-protein coupled receptor 5 isoform X3, with protein sequence MAAHCRRRRQLRSDAGKAAATATATATTTAIGLQLLLLSALLSVLATAMSTSMATLNATSSSTQNAAHNETKENRSTAKQQLSEISVNIVSSTPTATPIGIRENVMLPSSDPEREAQILYEKSLQEYHGAQRATETVTLSAGDGDGDVDSSVSGNGSKSSAQRNLHSVCELWLQKHCHCTGSLENLKLSCRSIGILAVPVNLPSEVLQLDLGNNNITKLEANSFFMVPHLEELTLSDNSIINMDPYTFYGLAKLKRLSLQNCGLKSLAPHSFQGLGQLVSLQLNGNALVSLDGNCLGNLLKLRSLRLEGNLFYRIPTNALAGLRTLEALNLGSNLLTIINDDDFPRMPNLIVLLLKRNQIMKISAGALKNLTALKVLELDDNLISSLPEGLSKLTQLQELSMTSNRLRWINDTELPRSMQILDFRANPLSTITNGAFRGMTKLRKLILSDVRTLRNFPELEACHALEILKLDRAGIQDVPAKLCRQTPRLKSLELKTNSLKSIPNLNSCRDLRLLDLSSNQIESLQGRPFFGLKQLHDLLLSYNRIKSLPQDAFQGIPKLQLLDLEGNEIAFIHKDAFAVFTALEDLNLGNNIFPHLPEAGLSALLHLKTFNNPKLREFPPPETFPRIQTLILSYAYHCCAFLPLVAMSAQRKTSQVQEAVLFPSDAEFDMTLWNTTMMNIWPQMYNLSKQLGASSHELWDSPNYMTNYKFNEDLQQLPTGSQSPSSYMEDYFESHDVSAPGTGFGFGTGLFSGISADDLQPGSVQCLPMPGPFLPCADLFDWWTLRCGVWVVFLLALLGNGTVVFVLVCSRSKMDVPRFLVCNLAAADFFMGIYLGILAIVDAATLGEFRMFAIPWQMSLLCQLAGFLAVLSSELSVYTLAVITLERNYAITHAIHLNKRLSLRQAGYIMSVGWIFALMMALLPLLGVSDYRKFAVCLPFETTTGPASLTYVISLMFINGCAFLTLMGCYLKMYWAIRGSQAWNTNDSRIAKRMALLVFTDFLCWSPIAFFSITAIFGLQLISLEQAKIFTVFVLPLNSCCNPFLYAIMTKQFKKDCVTLCKHFEETRVGGTTAARAARGKRGVELPPPLLPAAAVAHPPGCRCLRMLPSEMPNWHKMEQTPTLWQRLKRLCCGQRSRRKQRRQPQQRRQRAYTAAAANPYQYQFAELRQQRKNRASSISSENFCSSRSSSWRHGANSSTPAPQSNCSMPLKLMDPSQGHTHGRRRHSAWLITRKTSQDSNLSSSRNDSSASATTASTSTFRLSRSSAGSSTPLPSIIGENNHFNTLHFKLNFRLTMSYA
- the LOC132783479 gene encoding leucine-rich repeat-containing G-protein coupled receptor 5 isoform X1, which encodes MAAHCRRRRQLRSDAGKAAATATATATTTAIGLQLLLLSALLSVLATAMSTSMATLNATSSSTQNAAHNETKENRSTAKQQLSEISVNIVSSTPTATPIGIRENVMLPSSDPEREAQILYEKSLQEYHGAQRATETVTLSAGDGDGDVDSSVSGNGSKSSAQRNLHSVCELWLQKHCHCTGSLENLKLSCRSIGILAVPVNLPSEVLQLDLGNNNITKLEANSFFMVPHLEELTLSDNSIINMDPYTFYGLAKLKRLSLQNCGLKSLAPHSFQGLGQLVSLQLNGNALVSLDGNCLGNLLKLRSLRLEGNLFYRIPTNALAGLRTLEALNLGSNLLTIINDDDFPRMPNLIVLLLKRNQIMKISAGALKNLTALKVLELDDNLISSLPEGLSKLTQLQELSMTSNRLRWINDTELPRSMQILDFRANPLSTITNGAFRGMTKLRKLILSDVRTLRNFPELEACHALEILKLDRAGIQDVPAKLCRQTPRLKSLELKTNSLKSIPNLNSCRDLRLLDLSSNQIESLQGRPFFGLKQLHDLLLSYNRIKSLPQDAFQGIPKLQLLDLEGNEIAFIHKDAFAVFTALEDLNLGNNIFPHLPEAGLSALLHLKTFNNPKLREFPPPETFPRIQTLILSYAYHCCAFLPLVAMSAQRKTSQVQEAVLFPSDAEFDMTLWNTTMMNIWPQMYNLSKQLGASSHELWDSPNYMTNYKFNEDLQQLPTGSQSPSSYMEDYFESHDVSAPGTGFGFGTGLFSGISADDLQPGSVQCLPMPGPFLPCADLFDWWTLRCGVWVVFLLALLGNGTVVFVLVCSRSKMDVPRFLVCNLAAADFFMGIYLGILAIVDAATLGEFRMFAIPWQMSLLCQLAGFLAVLSSELSVYTLAVITLERNYAITHAIHLNKRLSLRQAGYIMSVGWIFALMMALLPLLGVSDYRKFAVCLPFETTTGPASLTYVISLMFINGCAFLTLMGCYLKMYWAIRGSQAWNTNDSRIAKRMALLVFTDFLCWSPIAFFSITAIFGLQLISLEQAKIFTVFVLPLNSCCNPFLYAIMTKQFKKDCVTLCKHFEETRVGGTTAARAARGKRGVELPPPLLPAAAVAHPPGCRCLRMLPSEMPNWHKMEQTPTLWQRLKRLCCGQRSRRKQRRQPQQRRQRAYTAAAANPYQYQFAELRQQRKNRASSISSENFCSSRSSSWRHGANSSTPAPQSNCSMPLKLMDPSQGHTHGRRRHSAWLITRKTSQDSNLSSSRNDSSASATTASTSTFRLSRSSAGSSTPLPSIIAHNGKQQHETLNKPRLVRQEAVQEEEDSSPPRLGVRFLPTIPSAADSSVIMEDGDSANAAAGGAAFLGMPLPGVSSGFLVTPPAQLQPDKPPPAPNDAPP